From the Chitinophaga lutea genome, the window CATGTCTTTCGGCAGGCCGCACTCGTGCAGTTTCAGCTCGGGGCCTACCACGATTACGGAACGGCCGGAGTAGTCCACACGTTTACCGAGCAGGTTCTGACGGAAACGGCCTTGTTTACCTTTCAGAACGTCCGAGAGGGATTTCAGGGCACGGCCGCCTTCTGCTTTCACGGCGTTGGATTTCCTGGAGTTGTCGAACAGGGAATCCACCGCTTCCTGCAGCATACGTTTTTCGTTCCGCAAAATCACCTCGGGCGCCTTGATCTCGATCAGGCGTTTGAGACGGTTGTTACGGATGATCACGCGGCGATACAGGTCGTTCAGGTCGGAAGATGCGAAACGGCCACCGTCCAGGGGAACGAGGGGGCGCAGTTCCGGCGGTACCACGGGGATGTATTGCATCACCATCCACTCGGGGCGGTTGTCAACACGGCCGTTGGCGTCACGGAAGGCCTCCACCACGCTCAGGCGTTTCAGCGCCTCAGCTTTACGCTGCTGGGAGGTTTCGGTAGCGGCCTGGTTGCGGAGCTGGTAAGAAAGGCCGTCCAGGTCGATCCGGGCCAGCATCATTTCTACCGCTTCAGCACCCATTTTGGCGATGAATTTGTTGGGATCTTCATCGGGCAACAGCTGGTTGTCTTTCGGAAGCGTGTCCAGGATGTCCAGGTACTCTTCTTCTGTCAGCAGGTCGCCGTAGTTCAGTCCTTTTTCCTGTTTGATGCCGCTCTGGATCACCACGTACCTTTCATAGTACACGATGGTTTCCAGTTTTTTGGACGACATGCCCAGGAGGTAACCGATTTTATTGGGTAATGATTTGAAATACCAGATATGTACAACGGGCACTACCAGACGGATGTGGCCCATTCTTTCACGACGCACCTTCTTCTCTGTAACCTCTACACCACAGCGGTCGCACACAATGCCTTTATAACGGATACGCTTATATTTTCCGCAATAGCATTCGTAATCCTTTACAGGACCGAATATCCTTTCGCAGAACAAACCATCACGTTCCGGCTTGTAAGTACGGTAGTTGATGGTTTCGGGTTTCAGCACTTCGCCATAAGAACGCTCCAGGATGGTGTCCGGTGAAGCGAGACTGATGGTAATGCTGCTAAAATTTGATTTAGGACGATTTTCTTTTTTGATGGCCATTGTATGTTATTTAAAGAAAACTCATTGGAATGTTGCATGGTCGTGCCATGGCCTGTGTCTTCACATGATACGAAAAACGGCATCCCGGTAAAGGTTACCGGGAGCCGTATTCAATTATCTTAATCGAACTTCAGGTCCAGACCGAGCCCGCGCAGCTCGTGAATCAATACGTTGAAGGATTCGGGCACACCGGCTTTCGGTATGTTGTCGCCCTTCACGATCGATTCGTATGCTTTTGCACGGCCTACAATATCGTCGGACTTAATAGTCAGCAGTTCCTGCAGAATGTTGGCGGCGCCGTATGCTTCCAGTGCCCAAACCTCCATCTCACCAAAACGCTGGCCACCGAACTGGGCTTTACCACCCAGCGGCTGTTGCGTGATGAGAGAGTACGGTCCGATGGAACGGGCGTGCATCTTATCGTCTACCATGTGGCTCAGTTTGAGCATGTAGATGATACCTACGGTCGCCTTCTGGTGGAAGCGTTCACCGGTTTCGCCATCGCTCAGGTAAGTGTGGCCGAAGCTCGGCAGTTTAGCCTCGTCGATGTATGAAGCGATCTCTTCGGTGCTGGCACCATCGAAGATCGGAGTGGCAAACCTTACACCCAGTTTCTGCCCGGCCCAGCCGAGTACGGTTTCGTAAATCTGACCGAGGTTCATACGGGAAGGTACGCCCAGCGGGTTCAGTACGATATCTACCGGTGTACCGTCTTCCAGGAACGGCATGTCTTCGTCACGCACGATCTTGGCTACGATACCTTTGTTACCGTGGCGGCCTGCCATCTTATCCCCTACTTTCAGCTTACGTTTGCTGGCCAGGTATACCTTCGCCAGTTTCAGTACGCCCGCGGGCAGCTCGTCACCGATGGAGATGTTGAACTTCTCACGTTTGTAGCGGCCCAGCTCCTCGTTGTACTTGATGTTGTAGTTGTGGAGCAGGGTGTTGATCTGGTCGTTGGTTTCCTGGTCTGTGGTCCAGCCGAGCGGGTTCACATTCTGGAAATCTACGTTCGCCAGATTTTTATTGGAGAATTTGGAACCTTTGGAGATCAGCACTTCACCGTAAGTGTTGGTGATGCCGGCAGACGTTTTGTCTTTCAGCAGCGTCAACAGTTTACTCATCAGCACTTCCATCAGGTCTTCCTCATTCTTCTGGTGGATTTTTTCGAGTTTCTCCAGTGCCGCTTTTTCGCGGGTTTTGGAGTTCTTGTCTTTCTTCGCGCGGGAGAACAGCTTTTTGTCGATCACCACACCTTCGGTAGACGGGGGTGCCTTCAGGGAAGCGTCTTTCGCGTCGGAAGCTTTGTCGCCGAAGATCGCTCTCAGCAGTTTTTCTTCCGGAGAAGGATCTGATTCACCACGCGGCGTGATTTTACCGATCAGGATATCGCCTTCCTTGATGTGTGCGCCCACACGGATGATACCGTTCTGGTCGAGGTCTTTGGTGGCCTCTTCGCTCACGTTCGGGATATCCGGGGTCAGTTCTTCCTCGCCCAGCTTGGTGTCGCGCACTTCGAGTTCGTATTCGTCGATGTGAATGGAGGTGAACCAGTCTTCTTTGGCTACACGCTCTGAAATCACGATCGCATCCTCGAAGTTGTAGCCTTTCCAGGGCATGAACGCCACTTTCAGGTTGCGGCCCAGCGCCAGTTCACCGGCGCGGGTAGCGTAACCTTCCGTGAGGAAGTCGCCTTCTACCACACGCTGACCTTTTTTCACCGCGGGGCGAAGGTTGATACAGGTGCTCTGGTTGGTTTTAACGAATTTGGTCAGCTGATAGATCACGAGATCGTCTTCGAAGCTCACCAGTTTCTGCATTTCGTCGCGCTCGTAACGTACATGGATCTCGTTGGCGTCCACGAATTCCACCACACCTTTACCGTTAGCGGTAATCTGCAGGCGGGAGTCGCGTGCTGCCTTGCCTTCCAGGCCGGTACCCACGATGGGCACCTGCGGGTTGATCAGCGGTACAGCCTGACGTTGCATGTTCGAGCCCATCAACGCACGGTTGGCGTCATCATGCTCGAGGAAGGGAATCAGGGAAGCGCTCAAACCAACGATCTGGTTCGGAGCCACGTCCATGTATTCAACCTCACCCGGTTCAAGAATCGGGAAATCGCCGGTTTCGCGGGATTTCACCTTATCGTTCACAAACTGTCCCTTTTCATCCAAAGGAGCGTTTGCCTGTGCGATTTTTACGGAATCTTCCTCTTCGGCGCTCAGGTATTCCACCTTGTGCATGTCCACTTTACCGTCTTTTACTTTGCGGTAAGGTGTTTCGATGAAGCCCATTTCATTCACCATGGCGTGTACGCACAGGGTGGAGATCAGACCGATGTTCGGTCCTTCAGGGGTTTCGATGGTACAGAGGCGGCCGTAGTGGGAATAGTGTACGTCACGCACCTCGAAGCCTGCGCGCTCGCGGCTCAGACCACCGGGGCCCAGCGCGGAGATACGGCGTTTGTGCGTAATCTCGGAGAGCGGGTTGGTCTGGTCGAGGAACTGGGACAGCTGGGAGGTACCGAAGAAGGAGTTGATCACGGAAGAAAGGGTTCTTGCATTGATCAGGTCCACCGGCGTAAACACCTCGTTGTCCCTAACGTTCATACGCTCGCGGATGGTACGGGCCATACGGGCCAGACCCACGCCGAACTGCGCGTACAGTTGTTCTCCTACGGTACGTACACGACGGTTGCTCAGGTGATCGATATCGTCGATCTCTGCTTTACCGTTGGTGAGCTGTACCAGGTACTTGATGATGGAGATGATGTCCGCTTTGGTCAGCACCTTCATATCCAGCGGCGTAGACAGCCCCAGTTTACGGTTGATCTTGTAACGGCCTACGTCGCCGAGATCGTACCGTTTGTCGGAGAAGAATAATTTATCGATGATGCCCCTTGCTGTTTCGTCATCCGGCGCATCGGCACCGCGCAGCTGGCGGTAGATGTGCTGAACGGCTTCCAGCTCGGAGTTGGAAGTATCTTTGTTGAGGGTGTTGTAGATGATGGCGAAGTCGCCGCTCACCTCTTCTTTCTGCACGAATACGGATTTCACGCCCATATCGGTGATCATTTCGATGTTGGCTTCGTCCAGGATGCTGTCGCGCTCCAGCACGATCTCATTCCTTTCGATGCTCACCACCTCACCGGTATCTTCGTCTACGAAATCTTCTACCCAGCTGCGTAAAACGCGGGCAGCCAGCTTTTTGCCGGCGTATTTTTCCAGGTTCTTGCGGTCTGCTTTCACTTCGTCAGCCATGCCAAACAGTTCCAGGATATCCTTGTCCGTTTCGTAGCCGATGGCACGCAACAGGGTGGTAACCGGAAACTTCTTCTTACGGTCGATGTATGCGTACATCACGTTGTTGATGTCTGTAGCAAACTCCATCCAGGCTCCTTTGAAGGGGATCACCCTTGCAGAGTAGATCTTGGTGCCGTTGGGATGGACGGATTGACCAAAGAAAACACCCGGAGAACGGTGCAGCTGGGATACAACTACACGCTCAGCGCCGTTGATAACGAAAGTGCCGCGGGGGGTCATATAAGGAATGTTCCCCAGGAATACGTCCTGCACAATGGTCTGGAAATCTACGTGCTCCTCGTCGTTACAGCTCAGACGAAGCTTTGCTTTGAGCGGCACGGAGTACGTAAGCCCCCGCTCAATACATTCTTCGATGGTATAACGCGGAGGGTCTACGAAGTAATCCAGGAACTCCAGATTAAAGATGTTACGGGTGTCCGTAATCGGGAAGTTTTCCTTGAATACTTTAAAAAGGCCTTCGTTGTTTCGCTTGTCTGGTGTGGTTTCTAATTGGAAGAAATCCTTGAAAGATTGGATTTGGATAGCCAACAGATCCGGTGTCTCAGCAACTTGTTTGATCTTTCCAAAATTTACTCTTTCGTTAGTTTGGGCTTTTTTTAGAGACATATTCGAAGTTAGCAGTTAATATGACTTGTACTAAATAAGGGAAATTAAGGATTCTTTGCCAATACACCCAAATAATTGTGTTTCAACCCGGTCGGCCCGCTCACTTCACAGTGATTTCCCCGTTGCAGCCCATCCTCGAAACACACGTTCCCAAAGGGAATAAGGCCAAAAAGTGCCGGAGCACTTTTTGACCTCAAAAAGATGTATAGTAATGCAAAGAATTAGGCGATCTCAACTTCAGCGCCAGCTTCAGTCAGCTTCGCTTTCAGATCTTCTGCTTCAGCTTTGTTAACGCCTTCTTTCACTGCTTTAGGTGCGCCGTCAACCAGTTCTTTGGCTTCTTTCAGGCCCAGACCGGTCAGGTCTTTTACGATTTTCACCACGTTCAGTTTGCTGGCGCCAGCTGATTTCAGGATTACGTTGAATGAAGTTTTCTCTTCAGCAGCAGCGGCTCCGCCACCACCGTCAGCAGCTACAACAACTGCAGCAGCAGCAGGTTCGATACCATACTCGTTCTTCAGAACGTCTGCCAGTTCTTGTACTTCCTTCACAGTAAGACCTACTAATTGTTCAGCTAATGCTTTTACGTCTGCCATTGTATAATAGTTTTGAAATTTTTTAAAATGTTGTTAAACAGATGTTTGTTTATATTTTGACTTGGAAGCCAGATTCATGGGCCAGGGGATGAACCCCGGCGTCTCAACGATTACTCGGCTGCAGGAGCTTCTGCTTCTGCCACTACGCCGCCTTCGTTTTTGCCTTTCTCGAGCAGGGCAGCGATAACGCGTTTTGCAGGAGATTGCAGCAGACCGATAACTTCGCCGATGAGCTCGTTCTTGGTCTTGATTTTCACCAGGTTAGCCAGCTGGTTGTCGCCCAGGTATATCTCGTCTGCCACGAAAGCAGCTTTCAGTACGGGCTTTTCCAGTTTAGCGTTTTCCTTGCGGAAGGTAGAGATGATCAGCGCGGGCTCTTTCGGGCTGTCGGAGAACAGCAGGGCGGTTACACCGTTCAGCGCTTCGTAGATGCCGGCATATTTCTCACTGTCCAGGCTTTCGAGCGCCTTTTTGATCAGCGTGTTTTTTGCCACCTTCATTTCCACGTTCTTGTCGAAACAAACCCTCCTCAGGTGGTTCACCTGCGCTACCGTCAGAGACTCCGTGTTGGTGATATAAAAGTTGTTGTATTGAGAGAACTTACCTTTCAGCAGCTCAATTACCTCGTTTTTTTGATCTTTGTTCATTGCTTTGTGTTTGTCATTGATAAGCGGTACTTTTTACCTGCCATCAATTAGTTTTGAACAGATTTAGTGTCAATTACAATACCCGGGCTCATAGTGGCAGCCATAGATAAACCTTTCAGGTAAGTACCTTTAGCAGTAGCCGGTTTCAGCTTGATGATCGCGTTGATCAGCTCCAGTGAGTTCTGTTCGATCTTCTCAGATGCGAAAGACACACGGCCGATGGAAGCGTGGATGATACCAGCCTTGTCTACTTTAAAGGTGATCTTACCGCCTTTTACCTCGTTCACGGCAGCTGCTACGTCGTTGGTAACAGTACCGGTCTTCGGGTTCGGCATCAGGTTACGGGGACCGAGGATTTTACCCAGTTTACCGATTTTAGGCATCACAGCCGGGGTAGCGATGATCACATCGATCTCCGTCCAGCCACCTTCAATCTTGGTGATAAACTCGTCCAGTCCTACGAAATCCGCACCGGCTTCTTTGGCAGCAGCCTCTTTGTCCGGAGTGCACAGTACAAGAACTTTTTTGGTCTTACCAGTTCCGTGGGGAAGCGTTACAGAACCACGGATAGCCTGGTCGGCCTTCTTAGGATCAACGCCTAAGCGGATATGTAAATCGACAGAAGAGTCGAATTTAGTACAGTTAATGTCTTTAACGAGGGTGGAGGCCTCTTTCAGGCTGTATGATTTGTTTTTGTCCACCTTAGCGTCAGCCACTTTTCTTTTCTTAGTTGCCATTTCTTAAAATGATTTAAAAGTTAACCTGCTTGCACAGGGTGAACGATTTAG encodes:
- the rpoB gene encoding DNA-directed RNA polymerase subunit beta, with the translated sequence MSLKKAQTNERVNFGKIKQVAETPDLLAIQIQSFKDFFQLETTPDKRNNEGLFKVFKENFPITDTRNIFNLEFLDYFVDPPRYTIEECIERGLTYSVPLKAKLRLSCNDEEHVDFQTIVQDVFLGNIPYMTPRGTFVINGAERVVVSQLHRSPGVFFGQSVHPNGTKIYSARVIPFKGAWMEFATDINNVMYAYIDRKKKFPVTTLLRAIGYETDKDILELFGMADEVKADRKNLEKYAGKKLAARVLRSWVEDFVDEDTGEVVSIERNEIVLERDSILDEANIEMITDMGVKSVFVQKEEVSGDFAIIYNTLNKDTSNSELEAVQHIYRQLRGADAPDDETARGIIDKLFFSDKRYDLGDVGRYKINRKLGLSTPLDMKVLTKADIISIIKYLVQLTNGKAEIDDIDHLSNRRVRTVGEQLYAQFGVGLARMARTIRERMNVRDNEVFTPVDLINARTLSSVINSFFGTSQLSQFLDQTNPLSEITHKRRISALGPGGLSRERAGFEVRDVHYSHYGRLCTIETPEGPNIGLISTLCVHAMVNEMGFIETPYRKVKDGKVDMHKVEYLSAEEEDSVKIAQANAPLDEKGQFVNDKVKSRETGDFPILEPGEVEYMDVAPNQIVGLSASLIPFLEHDDANRALMGSNMQRQAVPLINPQVPIVGTGLEGKAARDSRLQITANGKGVVEFVDANEIHVRYERDEMQKLVSFEDDLVIYQLTKFVKTNQSTCINLRPAVKKGQRVVEGDFLTEGYATRAGELALGRNLKVAFMPWKGYNFEDAIVISERVAKEDWFTSIHIDEYELEVRDTKLGEEELTPDIPNVSEEATKDLDQNGIIRVGAHIKEGDILIGKITPRGESDPSPEEKLLRAIFGDKASDAKDASLKAPPSTEGVVIDKKLFSRAKKDKNSKTREKAALEKLEKIHQKNEEDLMEVLMSKLLTLLKDKTSAGITNTYGEVLISKGSKFSNKNLANVDFQNVNPLGWTTDQETNDQINTLLHNYNIKYNEELGRYKREKFNISIGDELPAGVLKLAKVYLASKRKLKVGDKMAGRHGNKGIVAKIVRDEDMPFLEDGTPVDIVLNPLGVPSRMNLGQIYETVLGWAGQKLGVRFATPIFDGASTEEIASYIDEAKLPSFGHTYLSDGETGERFHQKATVGIIYMLKLSHMVDDKMHARSIGPYSLITQQPLGGKAQFGGQRFGEMEVWALEAYGAANILQELLTIKSDDIVGRAKAYESIVKGDNIPKAGVPESFNVLIHELRGLGLDLKFD
- the rplJ gene encoding 50S ribosomal protein L10, with product MNKDQKNEVIELLKGKFSQYNNFYITNTESLTVAQVNHLRRVCFDKNVEMKVAKNTLIKKALESLDSEKYAGIYEALNGVTALLFSDSPKEPALIISTFRKENAKLEKPVLKAAFVADEIYLGDNQLANLVKIKTKNELIGEVIGLLQSPAKRVIAALLEKGKNEGGVVAEAEAPAAE
- the rplL gene encoding 50S ribosomal protein L7/L12 — protein: MADVKALAEQLVGLTVKEVQELADVLKNEYGIEPAAAAVVVAADGGGGAAAAEEKTSFNVILKSAGASKLNVVKIVKDLTGLGLKEAKELVDGAPKAVKEGVNKAEAEDLKAKLTEAGAEVEIA
- the rplA gene encoding 50S ribosomal protein L1, translating into MATKKRKVADAKVDKNKSYSLKEASTLVKDINCTKFDSSVDLHIRLGVDPKKADQAIRGSVTLPHGTGKTKKVLVLCTPDKEAAAKEAGADFVGLDEFITKIEGGWTEIDVIIATPAVMPKIGKLGKILGPRNLMPNPKTGTVTNDVAAAVNEVKGGKITFKVDKAGIIHASIGRVSFASEKIEQNSLELINAIIKLKPATAKGTYLKGLSMAATMSPGIVIDTKSVQN